The Flavobacterium piscisymbiosum genome includes a region encoding these proteins:
- a CDS encoding GNAT family N-acetyltransferase, with product MTTSSPKEIAQEAVHITFSILLNCCVRELGNSSFYEGVPKYDPVLKSYMSKYDHKLHLKLDFPVDNVEVYAPVRYRSETFRHLYDFPVMERDLSTETIKEIDADRLLELITTHIRQQYPLADSKNVKKRMQLSTEKIAQFLEHFKTSGQDFNKAEMTFIEAEQLFPAGHLLHPLTKGREGFTEAEVLKYAPETGGYFKLHYFLVHPDLVTEKSVDDVLPSDFAKATVLEAGKEDKNLHDLLEKYPQWKILPVHPWEASHFKNQVVFDTLVKENLLIDLGVFGKEFTATSSVRTVYNNESDYMYKFSLHVKITGAERINHYHELYRGYDVSRLMQTAWGDNVRKTYPDIELICDPGFISVSYNGNVLDSFSTSVRYNPFKSTGTEKENNVSLLASLCQDSILGDPSRMKNIIQKASEQTGLSIEKTSELWFKKYIEIILNSVVKMFNEQGMVCEWHQQNTLVQLNGAFMPEKLFFRDNQSFLFRKSFEEQLNAIVPGFSENGKMFIPDDRLFNLLLHYFWVGNILAVVNTFGANGLADEKNLLNILYDALEVLQKEDESGLVTFILESRYWKVKGNLLTALNDIDCGGNPAGVTRINFPNVLHKRFFSEQLINPKGKELVYNRYFPKEDVTISLRPLDIDNDLEMLHEWFHRDHAKAAWKMDWPLRELETYYRILLPGDGLYSYIGMANGEPTFNIEVYWPTRDVLGDYYDVLPTDYGTHQFIAPTDPKLKFVSPATQCMIDYVFAQPEVGKMVGEGAVDSRASMMNKAFHGFKIEKVIEMPHKTSNLNFCYREWYWAKFPQNQDIVINAEAEPNLINQ from the coding sequence ATGACTACATCTTCTCCTAAAGAGATTGCTCAGGAAGCAGTCCATATTACATTTAGTATTTTACTTAACTGCTGCGTGCGCGAATTAGGTAACAGCAGTTTTTATGAAGGGGTTCCTAAATACGATCCTGTGCTGAAATCTTATATGTCAAAGTATGATCATAAGCTTCATCTAAAATTAGATTTTCCTGTTGATAACGTTGAAGTCTATGCACCTGTACGCTACAGATCTGAAACTTTCAGACATTTATATGATTTTCCGGTAATGGAACGTGACCTTAGTACTGAAACCATAAAAGAAATAGATGCAGATCGTCTTCTGGAACTAATTACAACCCATATAAGACAGCAGTATCCCTTGGCTGATTCTAAAAATGTAAAAAAAAGAATGCAGCTGAGCACCGAAAAAATAGCGCAGTTTTTAGAACATTTTAAAACTTCCGGGCAGGATTTTAATAAAGCTGAAATGACTTTTATTGAAGCAGAACAATTATTTCCGGCTGGGCATTTACTGCACCCTCTTACCAAAGGACGTGAAGGATTTACGGAAGCTGAAGTTTTAAAATATGCTCCCGAAACCGGCGGATATTTTAAGCTGCATTATTTTTTAGTGCATCCTGATTTGGTTACCGAAAAATCGGTAGACGACGTTTTGCCTTCTGATTTTGCAAAAGCAACAGTATTAGAAGCAGGTAAAGAAGATAAAAATCTGCACGATTTACTGGAAAAATATCCGCAGTGGAAAATACTTCCGGTTCATCCGTGGGAAGCTTCACATTTTAAAAACCAAGTCGTATTTGATACACTGGTAAAAGAAAATCTGCTTATCGATTTAGGTGTATTCGGTAAAGAATTTACAGCAACTTCTTCGGTAAGAACCGTATACAATAACGAAAGTGATTATATGTATAAATTTTCGCTTCATGTTAAAATTACAGGGGCAGAACGTATTAATCATTACCATGAACTTTACAGAGGTTATGATGTATCACGATTAATGCAGACTGCCTGGGGAGACAATGTAAGAAAAACATATCCTGATATTGAATTGATTTGTGATCCGGGTTTCATATCAGTATCTTATAACGGAAATGTACTGGATAGTTTTTCTACCAGTGTACGATACAATCCGTTTAAAAGTACTGGAACCGAAAAAGAAAATAATGTTAGTCTATTAGCTTCTTTATGTCAGGACAGCATATTGGGAGATCCTTCCAGAATGAAGAACATCATTCAAAAAGCTTCTGAACAAACGGGATTATCTATAGAAAAAACCAGTGAGCTTTGGTTCAAAAAATACATTGAGATTATACTTAACAGCGTAGTAAAAATGTTTAATGAACAGGGAATGGTTTGCGAGTGGCATCAGCAAAATACACTTGTACAATTGAATGGAGCGTTCATGCCTGAAAAATTATTTTTCCGTGATAATCAAAGTTTTTTATTCCGAAAATCTTTTGAAGAGCAATTAAATGCTATCGTACCCGGTTTCTCTGAAAACGGAAAAATGTTTATACCAGACGATCGTTTATTCAATTTACTGCTTCATTATTTCTGGGTAGGAAATATATTAGCCGTTGTAAATACTTTTGGCGCCAACGGACTTGCAGATGAAAAAAATCTCTTAAACATTCTTTATGATGCCTTAGAAGTTTTACAAAAAGAAGACGAAAGCGGTCTGGTAACGTTTATTCTCGAAAGCAGATATTGGAAAGTAAAAGGCAATTTACTTACGGCACTCAATGATATTGACTGCGGTGGTAATCCTGCTGGCGTTACCCGCATTAATTTTCCAAATGTTTTACACAAACGCTTTTTTTCAGAGCAATTGATAAATCCAAAAGGAAAAGAATTAGTCTACAATCGTTATTTCCCTAAAGAAGATGTTACTATAAGTTTACGCCCTCTTGATATAGATAATGACCTGGAAATGCTGCACGAATGGTTTCATCGTGACCACGCAAAAGCAGCTTGGAAAATGGACTGGCCTCTGCGCGAACTTGAAACCTATTACAGAATCCTGCTTCCAGGAGATGGTTTGTACAGTTATATAGGAATGGCTAACGGGGAACCTACTTTTAATATTGAAGTTTATTGGCCTACCCGCGATGTATTGGGAGATTATTATGATGTGCTGCCTACTGATTACGGAACACATCAATTTATTGCGCCAACAGATCCTAAACTGAAATTTGTTTCACCTGCTACACAATGCATGATCGATTATGTATTTGCTCAACCCGAAGTGGGTAAAATGGTTGGTGAAGGCGCTGTCGATTCCAGAGCTTCGATGATGAACAAAGCATTTCATGGCTTTAAAATCGAAAAAGTTATTGAAATGCCGCACAAAACCTCCAATCTTAATTTTTGCTATCGCGAATGGTACTGGGCTAAATTTCCTCAAAACCAAGACATTGTAATAAATGCTGAAGCAGAACCTAATCTTATAAACCAATAA
- a CDS encoding pyridoxal phosphate-dependent decarboxylase family protein: MQNLLDNDQDVLVKSSTDDFYQDIFHENSGAEYNNAIALVQKRVNGFLENTKIPFSGIKPEEIRNKVEAVNLDVPLQDYESLWNEIDEIYVNHATAYHLPEYIAHLNCPVVIPALAADVLISAINSSQDTYDQSAGGTFIERKLIAWTGEQIGYNADCDGIFTGGGSQSNLMGLLLARDYFALKFLNWNIKLNGCPPEASKFRIFVSEKSHFSNQKNASILGLGEQSIVQVVTDNRYRMDAEKLQQAITEELEKGNIPIAIVATAGTTDFGNIDPLSEIAILAKKYELWMHVDAAYGCGLLLTDKYKHLLNGIEQADSVTIDYHKSFFQPICSSAFMVRNKQHLHIIKHHADYLNPKEQDYDELPAQINKSLVQSTRRFDALKLWCTLRHMGRTKLGQYTETIIETTQQTAEIIDNDKDFELLTDSDLSVLVFRYKLDGWPGDTCKMNLHIKKKMFFNGEVLVASTKVNGIFYLKFTILNPLTTIAHINNILSIIKKHGNDYIFS; the protein is encoded by the coding sequence ATGCAAAACCTATTAGACAACGATCAGGATGTCTTAGTTAAAAGTTCTACTGACGATTTTTATCAGGATATTTTTCATGAAAATTCTGGCGCAGAATACAACAATGCAATAGCATTAGTGCAAAAACGCGTAAATGGTTTTCTTGAAAATACTAAAATTCCGTTCAGTGGTATTAAACCTGAGGAAATAAGAAATAAAGTAGAAGCTGTAAACTTAGATGTGCCGCTTCAGGATTATGAAAGTCTTTGGAATGAGATTGATGAAATTTATGTCAATCATGCAACTGCCTATCATTTACCAGAATATATAGCTCATTTAAACTGCCCTGTCGTGATTCCTGCTTTGGCCGCAGATGTACTGATAAGTGCAATTAATTCGTCGCAGGATACGTATGATCAAAGTGCCGGAGGAACATTTATAGAAAGAAAATTGATTGCCTGGACGGGTGAACAAATTGGATATAATGCCGATTGCGATGGTATTTTTACAGGCGGCGGCTCGCAGAGTAACCTTATGGGACTGCTTTTGGCAAGAGATTATTTTGCTTTGAAATTCCTGAATTGGAATATCAAATTAAATGGATGCCCTCCGGAAGCCAGTAAGTTCAGAATTTTTGTTTCTGAGAAATCTCATTTCAGTAATCAAAAAAATGCTTCTATTTTAGGACTTGGCGAGCAGTCTATCGTTCAGGTTGTTACAGATAACCGATATAGAATGGATGCTGAAAAATTACAGCAAGCCATTACTGAAGAGCTGGAAAAAGGCAACATTCCTATTGCTATTGTGGCTACAGCCGGTACAACCGATTTCGGAAATATTGATCCATTATCTGAAATTGCAATTCTGGCAAAAAAATATGAATTATGGATGCATGTTGACGCTGCTTATGGATGCGGATTACTGCTGACAGATAAATACAAACATCTTCTAAACGGTATCGAACAAGCTGATTCTGTTACGATTGATTACCATAAATCTTTCTTTCAGCCTATCTGCAGCAGTGCTTTTATGGTGAGAAACAAACAGCATCTTCATATTATAAAACACCACGCCGATTATCTAAATCCTAAGGAGCAGGATTATGATGAACTTCCGGCTCAAATTAACAAGTCTCTGGTACAAAGTACACGCCGTTTTGATGCTTTAAAGTTATGGTGTACACTGCGCCACATGGGAAGAACCAAACTGGGACAGTATACGGAAACCATTATCGAAACTACGCAGCAAACTGCTGAAATTATAGACAACGACAAAGATTTTGAACTTTTAACAGATTCTGATTTAAGCGTTTTGGTTTTTAGATATAAACTAGACGGCTGGCCGGGAGACACTTGTAAAATGAATTTACATATCAAAAAGAAAATGTTTTTTAATGGCGAAGTTTTAGTGGCAAGCACAAAAGTAAATGGCATTTTTTACCTAAAGTTCACCATTTTGAACCCATTAACGACTATTGCACACATTAATAATATCCTTTCAATCATAAAAAAACACGGAAATGACTACATCTTCTCCTAA
- a CDS encoding nitroreductase family protein encodes MNISTKPSKIKTSDFTYRENKISKIIRTRRSVYADEFFKQNIPDELLNEILTNATYAPTHKMTEPWRFIILQDNYLDQLGSFLADYYKDFYSQKFSAEEAIEKYNLLKEYPLNSACIIGVVMVRNLKINLPEWEEVAAVSSAVQNIALTCTAHNIGSYWSTSAGAIDYLKQFDLAENEQSLGLIYVGYYPEDLEPSKKKRTPVSNKVTYFK; translated from the coding sequence ATGAATATTAGCACTAAACCCAGTAAAATCAAGACATCAGATTTTACGTATAGAGAAAATAAAATTTCAAAAATCATCCGGACCAGACGAAGTGTTTATGCTGATGAATTTTTTAAGCAAAACATACCGGATGAATTATTAAATGAAATTTTAACAAACGCAACTTATGCACCTACGCATAAAATGACCGAACCATGGAGGTTTATTATTTTACAGGATAATTATTTAGATCAACTAGGATCCTTTCTGGCAGACTATTACAAAGACTTCTATTCTCAAAAATTTTCTGCTGAAGAAGCTATCGAAAAGTACAATCTACTTAAAGAATATCCTCTTAATTCGGCCTGTATTATTGGAGTCGTAATGGTTCGAAATCTCAAAATAAACCTTCCGGAATGGGAAGAAGTTGCCGCCGTTTCATCTGCCGTTCAAAACATCGCACTCACCTGCACTGCCCACAATATTGGGAGCTACTGGAGTACATCTGCCGGTGCAATTGATTATTTAAAGCAATTTGACCTGGCCGAAAATGAACAATCTCTCGGTTTAATTTATGTTGGATATTATCCTGAGGATCTTGAACCCTCGAAAAAAAAGAGAACCCCTGTTTCTAACAAAGTAACTTATTTTAAATAA
- a CDS encoding taurine catabolism dioxygenase TauD has translation MKSQSLIEDEIPVKENYAYQIPTSPLIVEITPQERNILSNVGSLLEKAFQSYENPDYIEALHFYSFQLLPERIARILSRFGTDFSADQYGAIIFRGLLEVDQDHLGPTPANWQSADYSKLNKYGFICSLLHGAVPSKPVQYYAQRKGGGILHAVIPDENMVATQTGSGSKTNLYVHTEDAFLLHQADFLSFLYLRNEERVPSTLYSVRSHGGVNTVMEKLFDPIYQCPKDANYDEETSNGPLASVLYGNKELPFIRFDAAEQIFNEKAGQTPEALYNLTEFWNEAKELINSDYTPDSGDVIFVNNHLCAHGRSAFTAGQREENGKIVKCERRQMLRMMSKTSLIHIRSMTHTNDPYFVMEEHLGKVFDQD, from the coding sequence ATGAAATCACAATCATTAATTGAAGATGAAATACCAGTAAAAGAAAATTATGCTTATCAGATTCCTACAAGCCCGCTGATAGTAGAGATTACGCCTCAGGAAAGAAATATTTTATCTAATGTGGGCTCACTTTTAGAGAAAGCATTTCAGAGCTATGAAAATCCAGATTATATAGAGGCGCTTCATTTTTATTCTTTTCAGCTTCTTCCGGAACGAATAGCCAGAATCTTAAGCCGTTTTGGAACAGATTTCTCTGCTGACCAGTACGGAGCCATCATTTTTAGAGGACTTCTTGAAGTAGATCAGGATCATCTGGGACCGACGCCCGCTAACTGGCAGAGTGCCGATTATTCAAAACTCAATAAATACGGCTTTATTTGTTCGCTGCTGCATGGAGCAGTTCCTTCGAAACCTGTCCAGTATTATGCGCAGCGAAAAGGCGGAGGAATTCTGCATGCCGTTATTCCTGATGAAAATATGGTTGCTACGCAAACAGGGTCAGGGTCAAAAACAAATCTGTATGTTCATACTGAAGATGCGTTTTTGCTGCATCAGGCAGATTTTTTAAGCTTTCTTTATTTGCGAAATGAAGAGAGAGTTCCTTCAACACTTTACTCGGTGCGATCACATGGCGGGGTTAATACGGTAATGGAAAAACTTTTTGATCCTATTTATCAATGTCCTAAAGATGCCAATTATGATGAAGAAACAAGTAACGGCCCGCTGGCTTCTGTTTTATATGGAAATAAAGAACTGCCTTTTATTAGATTTGATGCGGCAGAACAGATATTTAATGAAAAAGCAGGACAAACGCCTGAAGCGCTGTACAATTTAACTGAATTCTGGAACGAGGCTAAAGAGTTAATTAATAGTGATTATACACCAGATTCCGGAGACGTTATATTTGTTAACAATCATTTATGTGCCCATGGAAGAAGTGCTTTTACGGCAGGGCAGAGGGAAGAGAATGGTAAGATTGTAAAGTGCGAGAGACGACAGATGCTAAGAATGATGAGTAAAACCAGTCTAATTCATATAAGGTCGATGACGCACACAAATGATCCGTATTTTGTTATGGAAGAACATTTAGGGAAAGTTTTTGATCAGGATTAA
- a CDS encoding amino acid permease: MKIKQEDVQDNQLKRGLTNRHIQLIALGGSIGTGLFLGIGPAAVLAGPSVILGYAIAGIIAFFIMRQLGEMVVEEPVSGSFSHFAYKYCGSFAGFASGWNYWILYILVSMAELTAIGVYVQFWWPEVPLWASSLFFFLVINALNFASVKVYGETEFWFSIIKVVAIIAMILFGTYLLISGTGGEHATIHNLYNDGGFFPKGFFEKTATGDFQGLLSAMALIMFSFGGLELIGITAAEAENPEKNIPKATNQVIYRILIFYVGALVILFALSPWRQITTDSSPFVMVFQNLNGMEFELFGRKIFFTSLIANVLNLIVLTAALSVYNSSVYSNSRMLYGLADQGNAPKFLMKLNKQSVPINAILISSCFAAICILINKIMPKEAFSILMSLVVSCLVINWVMISYTHLQFRRSKDRENIKTKFASLFYPVSNYICFVFLLGILSVMWITNMKLSVELIPIWLGILFACYKVLKTKKE, from the coding sequence GTGAAAATAAAACAGGAAGACGTACAAGATAATCAGCTTAAACGTGGGCTGACTAACCGCCACATTCAGTTAATTGCTTTAGGCGGATCAATAGGAACAGGTCTTTTCCTTGGCATTGGTCCAGCGGCTGTATTAGCAGGGCCATCTGTTATTTTAGGATATGCTATTGCCGGAATTATCGCTTTTTTTATCATGAGACAACTTGGCGAAATGGTTGTCGAAGAACCTGTATCAGGAAGCTTTAGTCATTTTGCTTATAAATATTGCGGTTCTTTTGCCGGTTTTGCATCAGGTTGGAATTATTGGATTTTATATATTTTAGTCAGTATGGCTGAACTTACAGCTATTGGTGTTTATGTGCAGTTTTGGTGGCCTGAAGTTCCGCTGTGGGCATCCAGTTTATTTTTCTTTCTGGTTATTAATGCTTTGAATTTTGCCTCTGTAAAAGTTTACGGAGAAACAGAATTTTGGTTTTCAATCATAAAAGTTGTCGCAATTATTGCCATGATTCTCTTTGGTACTTACTTGCTAATAAGTGGAACAGGAGGAGAACACGCTACAATTCATAATTTATACAATGATGGAGGTTTCTTTCCAAAAGGGTTCTTTGAAAAAACTGCAACCGGTGATTTTCAGGGTTTACTATCAGCAATGGCGCTAATTATGTTTTCCTTTGGCGGTTTAGAACTCATTGGAATTACCGCTGCTGAGGCAGAAAACCCGGAGAAAAACATTCCAAAAGCAACCAATCAGGTTATTTACAGAATCCTTATTTTTTATGTTGGTGCATTGGTCATTTTATTTGCTTTATCACCATGGAGACAAATTACGACAGATAGTAGTCCGTTTGTAATGGTTTTTCAAAATTTAAACGGAATGGAATTTGAGTTGTTTGGCCGCAAAATATTTTTTACAAGCCTTATTGCCAATGTGCTTAATTTAATTGTATTAACCGCAGCTTTATCCGTATATAATAGTAGTGTTTATAGTAATTCACGTATGTTATATGGTTTAGCAGATCAGGGCAATGCGCCTAAATTTTTAATGAAGCTGAACAAACAATCGGTACCTATTAATGCCATTTTAATTTCTTCATGTTTTGCCGCTATTTGTATTTTAATAAATAAAATAATGCCAAAAGAGGCTTTTAGTATTTTAATGTCTTTAGTGGTTTCTTGTTTGGTGATTAACTGGGTTATGATTTCGTATACGCATCTGCAATTTAGACGTTCGAAAGACAGGGAAAACATAAAAACGAAGTTTGCTTCATTATTTTATCCCGTAAGTAATTATATCTGTTTTGTATTTTTATTGGGTATTTTATCCGTAATGTGGATCACTAATATGAAGTTATCCGTAGAATTAATTCCTATTTGGCTGGGTATTCTTTTTGCGTGTTATAAAGTTTTAAAAACAAAAAAGGAGTAG
- a CDS encoding serine hydrolase domain-containing protein: MKNRFLLILLLSSIFCLAQSSQTENIKIIIDSAANRMIKKPLIHSASIAIVYQGKEFIGHYGELEQGKNNCPDNETIYEIGSLSKTFAGTLAAKAVSEKKLNIEDEVQKYLPENYPNLKYGNQPILVKHLLSHTSGLPNMLPLEANTILQNFTSHDTPAKINALYKNYGQKDFLRDLHKVKIDTVPGYKYSYSSAGSQLIAFILEKVYKTKYEKLLTDYLGENIAMQNTKINLSNQEAKKLAVGYHSDNSVITSPMPQLPWGASGNMKSTIPDMVKYIKFQLKNNKIVAESHKTIAKFDDTFSIGYFWNIATDDKKLGTFYLHHGGVPRSQCYIYVVPKYDLGAFIITNQSGTDTARIMEDALNEIFEKMALIEKK, encoded by the coding sequence ATGAAAAATAGATTCCTTTTAATTCTTTTGCTATCCTCTATCTTTTGTCTGGCTCAGAGTTCACAAACAGAAAACATTAAAATTATAATCGATAGTGCGGCAAATAGAATGATTAAAAAACCTTTAATTCATTCTGCTTCGATAGCAATAGTTTATCAGGGAAAAGAATTCATTGGTCATTACGGAGAATTAGAGCAAGGAAAAAATAATTGCCCTGATAATGAAACAATTTATGAAATAGGTTCTTTAAGCAAAACATTTGCAGGAACACTTGCCGCAAAAGCAGTCAGCGAAAAGAAATTGAATATCGAAGATGAAGTTCAGAAGTATTTACCAGAAAATTATCCAAATCTAAAGTACGGGAATCAGCCTATTCTTGTAAAACATTTGCTTTCTCATACAAGCGGATTACCAAATATGCTGCCACTTGAAGCAAATACAATTCTGCAGAACTTCACAAGCCACGATACTCCTGCAAAAATCAATGCACTTTATAAAAATTACGGACAAAAAGATTTTTTAAGAGATCTTCATAAAGTCAAAATTGATACTGTTCCGGGATATAAATATTCTTATTCAAGTGCAGGCAGCCAACTTATAGCTTTTATTTTAGAAAAAGTTTATAAAACAAAGTATGAAAAACTACTAACAGATTACCTGGGTGAAAACATTGCAATGCAGAACACTAAAATCAACCTTTCTAATCAGGAAGCCAAAAAGCTTGCGGTGGGTTATCACAGCGATAATAGTGTAATCACGTCGCCAATGCCGCAATTACCATGGGGAGCATCAGGTAATATGAAATCGACGATACCTGATATGGTTAAATATATTAAGTTTCAGTTGAAAAATAATAAAATCGTTGCTGAATCACATAAAACAATTGCAAAATTTGATGATACGTTTAGTATTGGTTATTTCTGGAATATCGCAACCGATGATAAAAAACTGGGAACCTTTTATCTTCACCACGGTGGAGTGCCACGTTCTCAATGCTATATCTATGTAGTTCCAAAATACGATCTGGGTGCATTTATTATTACTAATCAAAGTGGTACGGATACAGCCAGAATTATGGAAGATGCATTAAATGAAATATTCGAAAAAATGGCATTAATTGAAAAAAAATGA
- a CDS encoding lipocalin family protein — MLSLFLLILTSCSNSSEIIPDDTSGDIQGVWQLKALYVSGMRQPLSECRLNESLAFEQNSIIVVQTDETSNTSCDISTVEGTFSRSDNTLSITFPKENRKVKIKELTKAKLVIISENNAEMMQYEKAN; from the coding sequence TTGCTCTCACTATTTTTACTCATCTTAACCTCTTGCTCAAACAGTAGTGAAATTATCCCAGATGACACATCAGGAGATATTCAAGGTGTCTGGCAGCTAAAGGCATTGTATGTTTCCGGTATGAGACAGCCTTTAAGTGAATGCCGTCTGAACGAAAGCTTGGCTTTTGAGCAAAACTCTATTATTGTGGTACAGACTGACGAAACCAGCAACACATCCTGTGACATAAGTACCGTAGAAGGTACTTTTTCAAGAAGCGACAATACGTTATCGATAACATTTCCTAAGGAGAACAGAAAAGTAAAAATCAAGGAGCTTACTAAAGCCAAATTGGTTATCATCTCTGAAAATAATGCAGAAATGATGCAATATGAAAAAGCGAATTAA
- a CDS encoding SDR family NAD(P)-dependent oxidoreductase produces the protein MSEKIKPYALITGASKGIGKSIAYELAKQGYALLLVARSEKELKALSDDLQLKFGINAFILPIDLLINGASLKVTDWIKTNHYPVGILVNNAGYGVWGDFSQSSLTDQLGMMQLNMNVVVEFSHLLIPILLQEKQSYILNISSTAAYQAVPTLAVYSATKAFVLSFTRALRFELAQTSISVTCFSPGPVDTGFAERAGLSAFSKMAEKFNMQPDEVAKMAVKAMFSKKSEVIPGFTNIISVYANRILPKAFIEKTAAGIYKI, from the coding sequence ATGAGCGAAAAAATTAAACCGTATGCCTTAATAACTGGAGCCAGCAAAGGCATTGGAAAATCAATTGCTTATGAATTGGCTAAACAGGGTTATGCACTATTGCTTGTTGCAAGAAGTGAGAAGGAATTAAAAGCACTATCTGACGATCTTCAACTTAAATTCGGTATAAATGCTTTTATTTTGCCAATTGATCTTTTGATAAATGGTGCATCACTAAAAGTAACCGATTGGATAAAAACGAATCACTATCCGGTTGGCATTTTAGTCAACAATGCAGGTTATGGTGTGTGGGGCGATTTTAGTCAGTCTTCTCTAACCGATCAGCTTGGCATGATGCAGCTAAATATGAATGTAGTTGTAGAATTTTCACATTTATTAATACCCATACTTTTACAAGAAAAGCAATCCTATATTCTAAATATATCCAGTACTGCTGCCTACCAGGCTGTACCTACGCTGGCTGTTTATTCGGCTACAAAGGCTTTTGTTTTATCGTTTACACGTGCCTTGCGTTTCGAACTTGCCCAAACTTCAATTTCAGTAACTTGTTTTAGTCCGGGTCCTGTAGATACTGGTTTTGCCGAAAGAGCTGGTTTAAGCGCTTTTAGCAAAATGGCCGAAAAGTTTAATATGCAGCCTGATGAAGTTGCAAAAATGGCTGTAAAAGCCATGTTCAGCAAAAAATCAGAGGTTATTCCGGGTTTTACCAATATTATTTCGGTTTATGCCAACCGTATACTACCAAAGGCATTTATCGAAAAAACCGCAGCCGGAATTTATAAAATTTAA
- a CDS encoding phytanoyl-CoA dioxygenase family protein, with protein sequence MVSSYKTFTLTDQLTNEQIAFFNEHGFIHFKKFINPETVSSIIDASKQVEQKWIDNDLQKVNGVPIKYGKDLDGSPIVQRFAFINQHHQTLSGLLLDPRFNSLLPLAGEGSRLGTEEKDGMVFNHYINGPESKFTKMGWHTDGLRDIFYGAKLNPMLNVGIHLSTLKPENGGLKIIPGTHKQSVYQMLFRKKYFLDNKPDPQEVSITPEAGDLTIHDGRLWHRVAESTIRGEESRRRVIYIPIIAGKYAPKNENSPTVFYQRFAGIVK encoded by the coding sequence ATGGTATCTTCTTATAAAACCTTTACCCTTACTGACCAATTAACTAATGAGCAAATTGCGTTTTTTAACGAACATGGATTCATCCATTTCAAAAAATTTATAAATCCGGAAACGGTTTCATCCATCATTGATGCTTCCAAACAAGTGGAGCAAAAATGGATTGACAACGATCTTCAAAAAGTAAACGGCGTTCCAATTAAATACGGAAAAGATTTAGACGGCTCTCCAATTGTACAACGTTTTGCTTTTATCAATCAACATCATCAAACATTAAGCGGTCTTTTACTTGATCCAAGATTCAATAGTTTATTACCATTGGCAGGCGAGGGTTCGAGATTAGGTACTGAAGAAAAAGACGGAATGGTTTTTAATCATTATATCAACGGACCTGAAAGTAAGTTTACTAAAATGGGCTGGCATACAGATGGTTTGAGAGATATTTTTTATGGTGCAAAATTAAACCCGATGCTCAATGTGGGGATTCATTTAAGCACTTTAAAACCTGAAAACGGAGGCCTTAAAATCATTCCGGGTACTCACAAGCAAAGTGTTTATCAAATGCTTTTTCGTAAAAAATACTTTTTAGATAATAAACCTGATCCACAGGAAGTTTCTATCACTCCGGAAGCTGGAGATTTAACCATTCACGATGGCCGTTTGTGGCACAGAGTGGCAGAATCAACTATCCGTGGCGAAGAGAGTAGAAGGAGGGTTATTTATATTCCGATTATTGCAGGAAAATATGCTCCTAAAAATGAGAACAGTCCAACGGTTTTCTATCAACGTTTTGCGGGTATTGTTAAGTAA